One window from the genome of Planktothrix serta PCC 8927 encodes:
- a CDS encoding sugar transferase, protein MTANSQLIFGKGLRRGFTRRGVLPLAYRAMPRPLSRQRLDEEFFKRLFDIVFSLSVLILFAPVYLILALLIALSSPGSVFYVQERVGKNRKLFGCIKFRTMVSNADEILAQMMETSPHLREEFQNNFKLKHDPRITWIGRFLRVTSLDEFPQFWNVLIGDMSVVGPRPLVVEELHKYGRHMDKILTIRPGITGLWQVSGRNDIPYPRRVQMDLYYVTFKNFSTDLGIVIKTIGVVIFPKNNGAY, encoded by the coding sequence ATGACTGCCAATAGCCAACTCATCTTTGGTAAGGGACTTCGGCGTGGGTTCACAAGGCGGGGGGTTTTGCCCTTGGCCTATCGAGCAATGCCTCGACCCCTCTCTCGACAGCGTTTAGACGAGGAATTTTTTAAGCGATTATTTGATATTGTCTTCTCTCTGTCTGTTCTGATTTTGTTTGCTCCGGTTTACTTGATTTTGGCTCTGCTGATAGCCTTAAGCTCTCCAGGGTCAGTTTTTTATGTACAGGAGCGAGTGGGGAAGAACCGAAAGTTGTTCGGATGTATTAAATTCAGAACGATGGTGAGTAATGCCGATGAAATATTAGCGCAAATGATGGAAACTTCTCCTCATCTGCGAGAAGAATTTCAGAATAATTTCAAACTCAAACATGATCCTAGAATTACTTGGATAGGTCGATTTTTACGGGTGACAAGTTTAGATGAATTCCCCCAATTTTGGAATGTTTTAATCGGTGACATGAGTGTAGTTGGCCCTAGACCTTTAGTGGTGGAAGAACTACATAAATATGGTCGTCACATGGATAAAATCTTAACCATTAGACCTGGGATTACTGGACTCTGGCAAGTTTCAGGACGGAATGATATTCCCTATCCTCGTCGAGTTCAGATGGATTTATACTATGTCACCTTTAAGAATTTTTCGACAGATTTGGGGATTGTCATTAAAACTATTGGTGTTGTCATTTTTCCTAAAAATAATGGAGCTTATTAG
- a CDS encoding GDP-L-fucose synthase family protein, translated as MNSLDLTNKRILVTGGAGFLGRQVVAQLHQAGADPNLIMIPRSKDYNLCTLDACQKVVQGQDIVIHLAAHVGGIGLNLIKPAELFYDNLIMGTQLIDSAYRAGVEKFVCVGTICAYPKFTPVPFKEDDLWDGYPEETNAPYGIAKKALLVQLQSYRQQYGFNGIYLLPVNLYGPEDNFDPKSSHVIPALICKVYEAQKRGDQTLPVWGDGSPTREFLYSTDAARGIVRATQLYNEPDPVNLGTNQEIKIKDLVETICELMEFEGEIVWETDKPNGQPRRCLDTTRAKEKFGFVAEVGFKEGLKNTIDWYRQHAE; from the coding sequence ATGAATTCACTGGATTTAACAAATAAACGGATTCTGGTAACAGGGGGTGCGGGTTTTTTGGGTCGTCAAGTGGTGGCTCAACTGCATCAAGCGGGAGCCGATCCCAATCTGATTATGATCCCTCGTTCTAAGGATTATAATCTGTGTACCTTAGACGCTTGCCAAAAAGTTGTTCAGGGTCAAGATATTGTCATTCATTTGGCGGCGCACGTTGGGGGAATTGGCTTAAATTTAATCAAACCTGCGGAACTTTTCTATGATAATTTGATCATGGGAACTCAATTAATTGACAGCGCTTATCGTGCGGGAGTCGAAAAGTTTGTCTGTGTGGGGACAATTTGCGCCTATCCAAAGTTTACCCCAGTTCCTTTCAAAGAAGATGATCTTTGGGACGGATATCCCGAAGAAACTAACGCACCTTATGGAATTGCTAAAAAAGCCTTATTGGTGCAATTACAATCCTATCGTCAACAGTATGGTTTTAACGGTATCTATCTGTTACCCGTGAATTTATACGGCCCAGAAGATAATTTTGATCCCAAAAGTTCCCACGTTATTCCGGCTTTAATTTGCAAGGTTTATGAAGCTCAAAAACGAGGAGATCAGACCCTTCCCGTTTGGGGAGATGGTAGTCCTACCCGCGAGTTTCTCTATTCAACGGATGCAGCGCGGGGAATTGTGAGAGCGACTCAATTATACAATGAACCCGATCCAGTGAATTTAGGCACAAATCAGGAAATCAAAATTAAAGACTTAGTAGAAACGATTTGTGAATTAATGGAATTTGAGGGGGAAATTGTCTGGGAAACCGATAAACCGAATGGTCAACCTCGCCGTTGTTTAGATACAACGAGAGCCAAAGAAAAGTTCGGTTTTGTAGCAGAAGTTGGCTTTAAAGAAGGGTTGAAAAATACTATTGATTGGTATCGTCAGCACGCCGAATAA
- a CDS encoding serine/threonine protein kinase, which translates to MLKRFSRYSMGDSIWWGVGNHKMNLTQEIVLQNGKYRIDAVLGLGEFGVTYQATHHLTDQTVAIKTLHPKFITSVDFPQIKQQFITVAKRLSQCHHPNLVRVLDIFEEKGLPYLVMNYISNQTLEETLKTSSPLSVDQALQYIRQISSALRTLHQQGLLHGNLQPRNILLHKGTDILTLVDFGLTSGFIEQNAGFPIRNRVLSVGYASLEHYLPHQHLTPATDIYSLAATFYCLLTGEPPLEAPLRVNEATQQLLTASKPSLRQIQPTLSPVVERLIFWGLEIEPSRRPQGVDQWIAFLPIEDTLTVIQSPHTLIQPQNPVIVPATPESVAVKALVETPVAVQEKPLTPVATLSSIPASPPPLPQIRPVPINIPTWEPIETTSSLGFLLPILFLITSLFFGWVGFDLTRRYGYIISQKTNLQFNHPFNNLDSTEPMFENPSVETQSPAEVAPERSTEEPLEVGDDSTLVEAQTEETAPVDQYSNTSVIAETEGESSSTSESELEEYLLSPPQEESYSDVGSEPYVTDPSVSTPVTSYSDDNYSTVEPYTPPEPSYPEQTNETLPTETTSGGGGSFYQEPDPNYYTEPTVPIEPEYPISSEETTPMTSAPNYGTESTLPASPLTPPISN; encoded by the coding sequence ATGCTAAAACGATTTAGTCGTTATAGTATGGGCGATAGTATATGGTGGGGAGTTGGCAATCACAAAATGAATCTAACGCAGGAAATTGTTCTCCAGAACGGCAAATATCGGATTGATGCTGTTCTTGGTCTAGGCGAGTTTGGCGTGACCTACCAAGCAACTCACCATCTAACTGATCAAACGGTGGCGATTAAAACGCTGCATCCGAAATTTATCACCTCCGTTGATTTTCCCCAAATTAAGCAGCAATTTATCACGGTTGCTAAACGTTTAAGCCAGTGTCATCATCCTAATCTGGTGCGTGTGCTGGACATCTTTGAAGAAAAGGGTTTACCCTATTTGGTGATGAATTATATTTCTAACCAAACCCTAGAAGAAACCTTAAAAACGAGTTCTCCGTTATCCGTTGATCAGGCGCTACAATACATCCGTCAGATTTCTTCCGCCTTGAGAACACTGCATCAACAGGGTTTACTACACGGAAATCTCCAACCCCGAAATATCCTGCTCCACAAGGGTACAGATATCCTCACCTTAGTTGATTTTGGGTTAACGAGTGGATTTATTGAACAGAATGCGGGGTTTCCCATCCGTAACCGGGTGTTATCCGTTGGTTATGCGTCCCTAGAACATTATCTCCCCCATCAACACCTAACCCCCGCAACGGATATTTATAGTTTGGCGGCGACGTTTTATTGTTTATTAACAGGTGAACCTCCCTTAGAAGCACCTTTGCGAGTCAATGAAGCCACACAACAGTTACTCACCGCTTCTAAACCCAGTTTAAGACAAATTCAACCTACCCTCAGTCCCGTCGTTGAACGCTTAATTTTCTGGGGATTAGAAATTGAACCCTCCCGACGTCCCCAGGGTGTTGATCAGTGGATTGCTTTTTTACCCATTGAAGACACGCTCACTGTGATTCAATCTCCCCATACCCTGATTCAACCTCAAAATCCCGTTATTGTACCTGCTACCCCTGAATCTGTGGCGGTGAAAGCTCTTGTTGAAACCCCTGTTGCGGTTCAAGAAAAACCCCTAACTCCTGTTGCTACATTATCGAGTATTCCCGCCAGTCCTCCTCCTCTTCCTCAAATCCGACCTGTTCCTATCAATATTCCGACTTGGGAACCCATAGAAACAACTTCTTCCTTGGGGTTTTTACTTCCGATTTTATTCTTAATTACCTCCTTATTTTTTGGTTGGGTTGGGTTTGATTTAACTCGGCGTTATGGGTATATTATTAGTCAGAAAACCAACCTTCAATTTAATCATCCCTTCAATAACTTAGATTCCACAGAACCGATGTTTGAAAATCCCTCTGTGGAAACTCAATCTCCGGCGGAAGTGGCGCCCGAACGTTCCACAGAAGAACCTTTAGAAGTCGGGGATGACTCAACCTTAGTAGAAGCACAAACCGAGGAAACCGCACCCGTTGATCAATATAGTAATACCAGTGTTATTGCTGAAACTGAGGGTGAAAGTTCATCAACTTCTGAGTCTGAATTAGAAGAATATTTACTCTCTCCTCCTCAAGAAGAAAGTTATTCTGATGTCGGATCGGAACCCTACGTTACAGACCCTTCAGTCTCTACTCCTGTAACCAGTTATTCTGATGATAATTATTCAACGGTTGAACCCTATACCCCCCCAGAACCCAGTTATCCTGAACAGACTAATGAGACTCTACCGACCGAGACGACATCGGGAGGAGGCGGTTCATTCTATCAAGAACCTGATCCTAATTATTACACTGAACCGACAGTTCCCATAGAGCCCGAATATCCCATTTCTTCAGAAGAAACAACCCCGATGACATCAGCACCGAATTATGGAACAGAATCTACTCTTCCCGCTTCCCCTTTAACTCCTCCTATCAGCAATTAA
- the gmd gene encoding GDP-mannose 4,6-dehydratase, whose protein sequence is MTERKRALITGITGQDGSYLSELLLEKGYEVHGIIRRCSSFNTERIDHIYKDPHNVEARLFLHYGDLTDGTTLRRILEEVKPVEIYNLGAQSHVRVSFDSPEYTVDTVGMGVLRLLEAIRDYQQRTGIEVRFYQAGSSEMFGKVVEIPQKETTPFYPRSPYACAKVYGHWQTINYRESYGLFACNGILFNHESPRRGPTFVTRKITRAVARIVKGKQKEIYLGNLDSKRDWGYAKDYVRAMWLMLQHSEADDYVVATNETHSIREFLDIAFGHVNLDWQNYVKFDERYLRPAEVDILIGDPAKAKEKLGWELTVTFEELVKLMVDSDLKALEETQEASHHFD, encoded by the coding sequence ATGACGGAACGGAAACGAGCCTTAATTACTGGAATTACAGGTCAAGATGGCTCATACTTGAGTGAATTGTTACTAGAAAAAGGCTATGAAGTTCATGGAATCATCCGCCGATGTTCTAGCTTTAATACCGAGCGTATTGACCATATTTATAAAGATCCTCATAACGTTGAGGCGCGATTATTTCTACACTATGGAGATTTAACCGATGGCACAACTTTACGCCGAATTTTGGAAGAAGTTAAACCCGTAGAAATTTATAACCTCGGTGCTCAATCCCATGTTCGGGTAAGTTTTGACTCTCCAGAATATACCGTTGATACTGTTGGAATGGGGGTCTTACGTCTATTAGAAGCCATTCGAGATTATCAACAACGTACCGGAATTGAAGTCCGCTTTTATCAAGCAGGTTCTTCAGAAATGTTCGGGAAGGTGGTAGAAATTCCTCAAAAAGAAACCACACCGTTTTATCCCCGCAGTCCCTACGCCTGCGCTAAAGTTTATGGACATTGGCAAACGATAAACTATCGGGAATCCTACGGTTTATTTGCCTGTAATGGGATTTTATTTAACCATGAAAGTCCCCGTCGCGGCCCTACTTTTGTCACCCGGAAAATTACCCGTGCTGTGGCTCGAATTGTTAAGGGAAAACAAAAAGAAATCTATTTAGGAAATCTCGATTCTAAGCGAGATTGGGGTTATGCTAAAGATTATGTGCGAGCAATGTGGCTGATGCTCCAACATTCGGAAGCAGATGATTATGTGGTTGCTACAAACGAAACCCATTCTATTCGGGAATTCCTAGATATTGCCTTTGGTCATGTCAATTTAGATTGGCAAAATTATGTCAAATTCGATGAACGTTATTTGCGTCCGGCGGAAGTGGATATTTTAATTGGTGACCCCGCTAAAGCCAAAGAAAAATTAGGATGGGAACTGACTGTTACCTTTGAAGAATTGGTAAAATTAATGGTAGATTCCGATCTCAAAGCCTTAGAAGAAACTCAAGAAGCAAGCCATCACTTTGATTAA
- a CDS encoding Uma2 family endonuclease, with translation MQTQEKLAIEKLPQTEKRYYTPEEYLALEETAIDKSEYHDGEIVTMPGGTTNHNKLALNFCRKFPLTVNGQDYEIFINDVRLWIPQTRRYVYPDIMVIQGEPIYQENNPTVVINPLMIIEVLSNSTKDYDRGGKFLAYRSIPEFKEYILIDQYSYHIEQFAKISNGKWVLTEYDLEESILTLESVEFQIPLRDIYERINFEVTDEEGNEPTT, from the coding sequence ATGCAAACCCAAGAAAAACTAGCTATCGAAAAGCTACCACAAACAGAGAAACGTTATTACACGCCGGAGGAATATCTAGCATTAGAAGAAACTGCGATCGACAAAAGTGAATATCATGATGGGGAGATAGTAACAATGCCAGGCGGAACAACTAACCACAACAAACTCGCGCTGAATTTTTGCCGCAAATTTCCTTTGACTGTGAATGGTCAAGATTACGAGATATTTATCAATGATGTGCGTCTGTGGATACCCCAAACTCGCCGTTATGTCTATCCCGATATCATGGTGATTCAAGGAGAACCCATCTATCAAGAAAATAACCCAACAGTTGTGATAAATCCTTTAATGATTATTGAGGTTTTGTCTAATTCAACTAAAGACTATGACCGAGGGGGTAAATTTCTCGCCTATCGCTCAATTCCTGAATTTAAAGAATATATTTTAATTGACCAATATAGCTATCATATTGAACAATTTGCTAAAATTTCTAACGGGAAATGGGTATTAACAGAATATGATTTAGAAGAATCTATCTTAACCCTTGAATCCGTAGAATTTCAAATCCCGCTAAGAGATATTTACGAACGAATTAATTTTGAAGTTACAGATGAAGAAGGGAACGAACCAACAACTTAA
- a CDS encoding DUF4087 domain-containing protein produces the protein MKPFHFLLFPVPCSLSRSAIPTIISCFFTLNLPANALETRCGWLSNPTPANWFLKDTEGTWTLSVQGGYQASGMENIPDLDGPEYVKTNGNYGYTCACLDVNTESSQMRITSIQSVQPLSLSTCQEDPNLPAW, from the coding sequence TTGAAACCCTTTCACTTCTTACTGTTCCCTGTTCCCTGTTCCCTTTCGCGTAGCGCTATACCTACTATAATTTCCTGCTTTTTTACCCTAAATCTACCTGCTAACGCCCTAGAAACCCGGTGTGGATGGTTATCAAATCCCACTCCTGCTAATTGGTTTTTAAAAGACACAGAGGGGACGTGGACTCTTTCGGTTCAAGGAGGATATCAAGCAAGCGGAATGGAGAATATTCCCGATCTTGATGGGCCAGAATATGTTAAAACCAATGGCAATTATGGCTATACCTGTGCCTGTTTAGATGTTAATACAGAGAGTAGCCAGATGAGAATTACTTCCATCCAAAGTGTTCAACCTTTGTCGCTTTCCACTTGTCAGGAAGATCCAAATTTACCCGCTTGGTAA
- a CDS encoding TapB family protein gives MFKQKRFWGLFLTIVLVMIGFKSFAETPPPPPDYFPLPVGGVWEYQAKTADGKQSKLTVKVEGLETQSDGTTLYKTENNLGFAPFYIWYAKPNGLVKEYRQLYTFGGNNTEYRLEPAKTILKNPPASGDTWTWEGQEIAVMTTEVKENYRVVGTEDIEVPAGKFSTFKVEIEGTKAGTPFKKVAWYGNFIGAIKWQIFDDKGTLKTTTELEKYTFPPN, from the coding sequence ATGTTTAAGCAAAAACGCTTTTGGGGATTATTTCTAACAATTGTTTTGGTGATGATTGGGTTCAAAAGTTTTGCGGAAACGCCACCTCCACCCCCGGACTATTTTCCTCTACCTGTAGGAGGAGTGTGGGAATATCAAGCAAAAACGGCTGATGGGAAGCAATCTAAACTAACGGTTAAAGTTGAAGGGTTAGAAACACAATCCGATGGAACAACACTTTATAAAACGGAAAATAATTTGGGGTTTGCACCGTTTTATATTTGGTATGCTAAACCTAATGGATTAGTCAAAGAATATCGACAACTCTATACCTTTGGAGGAAATAATACCGAATATCGGTTAGAACCTGCAAAAACGATTCTAAAAAATCCTCCAGCATCTGGGGATACTTGGACTTGGGAAGGTCAAGAAATTGCGGTAATGACCACAGAAGTTAAAGAAAATTATCGGGTTGTAGGAACAGAAGATATTGAAGTTCCCGCCGGGAAATTTTCAACGTTTAAAGTCGAAATTGAGGGCACAAAAGCCGGAACTCCGTTTAAAAAAGTGGCTTGGTATGGGAATTTTATCGGGGCGATTAAATGGCAAATATTTGATGATAAAGGCACATTAAAAACCACAACGGAATTAGAAAAATATACTTTTCCTCCTAATTAA
- a CDS encoding RNA-guided endonuclease InsQ/TnpB family protein: MLKATKVRLYPTPEQGLALAKSFGCARWYWNFALNACIQHYQETGKSLKLASYKGMLPQLKKEYPWLKEDCYSSVLQCVAINLDRAYKNFFEGRAKFPNFKSKHHKQSIQYPQSVTVNGEYLKVPKIGEIKAIFHREVTGKIKTVTISKTSTDKYFASILCEVESNRVKELSNKVIGIDLGLKDFAIVHNGETVTKYANPKHLYRHQKNLAQKQKKLSRKTKACTERSRSGSKXYSTTHYS; this comes from the coding sequence GTGCTGAAGGCAACAAAGGTTAGACTCTATCCAACACCCGAACAGGGATTGGCGTTAGCTAAGTCATTTGGTTGTGCAAGATGGTATTGGAATTTTGCCTTAAATGCCTGTATTCAGCACTATCAAGAAACTGGCAAAAGCCTAAAATTAGCATCTTACAAAGGAATGCTCCCTCAACTCAAAAAAGAATATCCTTGGCTCAAAGAAGATTGCTACTCATCGGTTCTCCAATGTGTAGCTATAAACTTAGACAGAGCTTACAAGAACTTTTTTGAGGGACGAGCTAAATTTCCTAATTTCAAGTCTAAACATCACAAGCAATCAATTCAGTATCCCCAGAGCGTTACTGTTAACGGTGAATATCTAAAAGTCCCTAAGATTGGTGAAATTAAAGCGATATTTCACAGAGAAGTCACAGGAAAGATTAAAACGGTAACAATCTCCAAAACTTCGACTGATAAATATTTTGCTTCAATTTTATGTGAAGTAGAATCAAACAGAGTTAAGGAATTAAGCAACAAAGTTATCGGGATTGATCTAGGGTTAAAAGATTTTGCAATTGTTCACAATGGAGAAACTGTAACCAAATATGCTAACCCTAAACATTTGTATCGCCATCAGAAAAATTTAGCCCAAAAACAGAAAAAGCTCTCCCGAAAAACTAAAGCTTGCACTGAGCGTAGCCGAAGTGGTAGTAAANGATATAGCACTACGCATTACAGTTAG
- a CDS encoding DUF29 family protein, whose protein sequence is MEEILTLKELLLKGDISGSLAVVEELEEMGRKDIINNIRSYGVILLLHLIKRKVENRTTRSWDVSIRNSILEIRGLNKRPKSKGIYLPDEDLYATLEEAYFQALNKASLEVSEGIYDSKQLEQLVNPEELLNQAMELINPEG, encoded by the coding sequence ATGGAAGAAATCTTAACCCTTAAAGAACTTTTGCTTAAAGGCGATATTTCAGGTTCTCTTGCTGTTGTGGAAGAATTAGAAGAAATGGGTCGTAAAGATATTATCAATAATATTCGCAGTTATGGTGTAATTCTGCTGTTGCATTTAATTAAACGAAAAGTTGAAAATCGCACCACTCGCTCTTGGGATGTTTCCATTCGGAACTCAATTTTAGAAATTCGAGGTTTAAACAAACGGCCGAAATCAAAAGGTATTTATCTTCCTGATGAAGATTTATATGCAACTTTAGAAGAAGCTTATTTTCAAGCCCTTAACAAAGCATCTTTAGAAGTTTCAGAAGGAATTTATGACTCAAAACAATTAGAACAGTTAGTCAATCCAGAAGAATTGTTAAATCAAGCAATGGAGTTAATTAACCCTGAAGGTTAA
- a CDS encoding ABC transporter ATP-binding protein — protein sequence MKSSRLQKLIAYLRPHWKAATLGIVALFLVNAVGVYIPILIRDVVDELQVAIEFNTVQTQVFWIFILASIMWVIRMISRIIIFGVGRQVEFDLKQTIFNHLLTLEPSYFSESTVGDLINRSTSDVDNIRRLLGFAVLSIANTIFAYGLTLPVMLAINFRLTLLSISVYPFMLILVQVFSGKLRDQQTNVQNKLSNISDLIQEDMSGISLIKIYAQEENERKAFAGNNQELFEANLELAKTRNLLFPILGGIASLSFLILLGIGDESITNGELSIGDFVALILYVERLVFPTALLGFTITAYQRGEVSIDRVEAILSVEPRIKDPLEPLILPTPVKGWLSAFHLNYTYPRTKIPALNDVNFLIKPGETVAIVGPIGSGKTTLANAIPRLLDIKMDQLFVDGQDITQLTLSDLRSAIAYVPQESFLFSTTINNNIAYGNPLAKLSEIEVAAKIAKIHEEILNFPKQYETLVGERGIQLSGGQRQRTALARALLVDAPILILDDALSSVDNQTATEILQNLKAGVQRKTVVFISHQMSAAAMTDRIFVMDKGHIIQTGTHAELVALKGLYQTLWNQHKLEELLV from the coding sequence ATGAAATCTTCTCGATTACAAAAACTGATAGCCTATCTGCGTCCCCATTGGAAAGCTGCCACATTAGGAATTGTCGCGCTATTTCTCGTTAACGCTGTGGGGGTTTATATTCCAATTTTAATTCGGGATGTAGTTGATGAGCTACAAGTGGCAATTGAGTTTAATACCGTACAGACTCAAGTATTTTGGATTTTTATTTTAGCCTCGATTATGTGGGTGATTCGGATGATTTCCCGCATTATTATTTTTGGGGTGGGTCGTCAAGTTGAATTTGATTTAAAACAAACGATTTTTAATCATTTATTAACCCTAGAACCCTCCTATTTCTCAGAAAGTACCGTTGGAGATTTAATTAATCGGTCTACCAGTGATGTTGATAATATTCGCCGTTTATTAGGGTTTGCTGTTCTCAGTATTGCGAATACGATATTTGCTTATGGGTTAACGCTTCCGGTGATGTTAGCCATTAACTTTCGCCTAACTTTATTATCAATTTCTGTTTACCCGTTCATGTTGATTTTAGTACAGGTGTTTAGTGGAAAACTCCGAGATCAACAAACAAATGTTCAGAACAAGCTCTCGAATATCAGTGATTTGATTCAAGAGGATATGAGTGGGATTTCTTTAATTAAAATTTATGCTCAAGAAGAAAATGAACGAAAAGCCTTTGCTGGGAATAATCAAGAATTATTTGAGGCAAATTTAGAGTTAGCAAAAACCCGAAATCTTTTGTTTCCAATATTAGGAGGAATTGCGAGTTTAAGTTTCTTGATTTTATTAGGAATTGGAGATGAATCAATCACGAATGGAGAACTCAGTATTGGTGATTTTGTCGCCTTAATTCTCTATGTAGAACGCTTAGTTTTCCCGACGGCTTTATTGGGATTTACAATTACGGCTTATCAACGGGGAGAAGTTAGTATTGATCGAGTTGAAGCCATTTTAAGTGTTGAACCTCGGATTAAAGATCCCTTAGAACCCTTAATATTACCGACTCCGGTTAAAGGCTGGTTAAGTGCATTTCATCTGAATTATACCTATCCTAGAACTAAAATTCCCGCTTTAAATGATGTTAATTTTTTGATTAAACCGGGGGAAACCGTTGCAATTGTTGGCCCTATTGGTTCAGGAAAAACAACTTTAGCTAATGCCATTCCTCGGTTATTAGATATTAAGATGGATCAGTTATTTGTAGATGGTCAGGATATTACTCAGTTAACATTATCAGATTTAAGAAGTGCGATCGCTTATGTCCCCCAGGAAAGCTTTTTATTTAGTACCACTATTAATAATAATATTGCCTATGGCAACCCCCTAGCCAAACTATCTGAAATTGAAGTTGCTGCTAAAATTGCTAAAATTCATGAAGAAATTTTGAATTTTCCCAAACAATATGAAACCCTGGTGGGAGAAAGAGGAATTCAATTATCCGGCGGACAACGACAACGAACAGCCTTAGCAAGAGCATTATTAGTGGATGCACCGATTTTAATTTTAGATGATGCTCTTTCCAGTGTGGATAATCAAACCGCGACGGAAATTTTACAGAATTTAAAAGCTGGAGTCCAACGCAAAACCGTTGTGTTTATTTCCCATCAAATGTCAGCGGCTGCCATGACTGATCGGATTTTTGTGATGGATAAAGGACATATTATTCAAACGGGAACCCATGCTGAATTAGTAGCCTTAAAAGGACTCTATCAGACCCTTTGGAATCAACATAAATTAGAGGAATTATTAGTTTAA
- a CDS encoding type I restriction endonuclease, whose protein sequence is MTQTFPIERTIKTFSQPQTQFNLQRNTDDQFFTEWLNPDSEITEKEQKALDAIQQKYFYQLSDGQLGEETIKLIVLSPLLDLAGFFDPPFRFKTETTVQITAESEDVIYRGRIDALVLLETLWVVVIESKETSFSLELALPQTFAYMLTNPHPERPVFGMVTNGGNFIFVKLNNQEFPRYELSNIFSLLPRHNQLYDVLLILKCLGQMVVSDC, encoded by the coding sequence ATGACTCAAACCTTTCCCATCGAGCGCACGATTAAAACATTCAGTCAACCGCAAACCCAATTCAACCTCCAACGGAATACAGATGATCAATTTTTTACTGAATGGTTAAACCCTGATAGCGAAATAACAGAAAAGGAACAAAAAGCCCTTGATGCTATTCAGCAAAAATACTTTTATCAACTGTCTGATGGTCAACTGGGAGAAGAAACGATTAAATTGATTGTTCTCTCTCCATTACTTGATTTAGCGGGATTTTTTGATCCTCCATTTAGGTTTAAAACCGAAACAACTGTGCAAATTACAGCAGAAAGTGAGGATGTAATTTATCGAGGACGAATTGATGCGCTTGTTCTCCTAGAAACCCTGTGGGTTGTGGTCATAGAATCCAAAGAAACGAGTTTTTCTTTAGAACTTGCTTTACCACAAACCTTCGCTTATATGCTAACTAATCCCCATCCAGAACGACCTGTTTTTGGCATGGTAACAAATGGCGGAAATTTTATCTTTGTCAAACTGAACAATCAAGAATTTCCTCGATATGAATTATCTAATATATTTTCCTTGCTTCCGCGTCACAATCAACTGTATGATGTGTTATTAATTCTCAAATGTCTAGGACAAATGGTAGTATCTGATTGCTAA
- the tnpA gene encoding IS200/IS605 family transposase: protein MTSLVGCYDFAIKYRGRVFTLEMLNRLHEILEELLQKWDCKLIEFNGEDDHVHLLFQYHPDIALSNLVNNLKSVTSRKLRQEFSGYLSSFYWKDVFWNGSYFVASCGGITISTLRRYIENQNQPDCSDNP, encoded by the coding sequence ATCACCTCCTTGGTTGGGTGTTATGATTTTGCTATCAAATACAGAGGTCGGGTTTTTACTCTTGAAATGCTGAATCGGCTACATGAAATCCTAGAAGAATTACTCCAAAAGTGGGATTGTAAATTAATTGAGTTTAATGGTGAAGATGATCATGTTCATCTTCTTTTTCAATATCATCCAGATATCGCTCTGAGTAATTTAGTTAACAACCTCAAATCCGTGACATCTCGAAAACTCAGGCAAGAATTCTCTGGTTATTTAAGTTCTTTTTACTGGAAAGATGTTTTTTGGAATGGTTCTTACTTTGTTGCAAGTTGTGGCGGAATAACTATTTCAACCCTGAGACGATATATCGAGAATCAAAATCAACCTGATTGTTCCGATAATCCTTGA